In Flavobacteriaceae bacterium, the following proteins share a genomic window:
- the dnaB gene encoding replicative DNA helicase, giving the protein MKQPNQIQGYKIDKSTIINLEKGKIPPQAIDLEEVVLGAMMIDKKGVDEVIDILSPEAFYKEAHQHIFEAIFTLFENSEPIDLLTVSSQLRKDSRLDSIGGDFYLISLTQKVSSSAHIEFHARIILQKFIQRSLIKISNEIIEDSYDETKDVFDLLDKAESRLYEVTQGNIKKSSETAQALVIQAKKKIEEISNKEGLSGIPSGFDKLDKLTSGWQESDLIIVAARPGMGKTALTLSMARNIAVNQNIPVAFFSLEMASVQLITRLISSETGLSSEKLRTGRLEKHEWEQLNVKVKSLEKAPLFIDDTPSLSIFDLRAKARRLASQHGIKMIIIDYLQLMTAGGSQKGGNREQEISTISRNLKALAKELSVPVIALSQLSRAVETRGGSKRPLLSDLRESGAIEQDADIVSFIYRPEYYKIDEWDDEDRSPTEGQAEFIVAKHRNGGLENIRLKFIGHLGKFDNLDDFDSPFEFHSKMNAAANDDTFKPDNLPTLDQAFDDPLNDDDNDVPF; this is encoded by the coding sequence ATGAAACAACCTAATCAAATACAAGGCTATAAAATTGATAAAAGCACTATTATTAATTTGGAGAAAGGTAAAATACCTCCTCAAGCAATTGATTTAGAGGAAGTTGTGTTAGGTGCTATGATGATTGATAAAAAAGGAGTGGATGAGGTTATTGATATATTAAGCCCAGAAGCGTTTTATAAAGAAGCACATCAACATATATTTGAAGCTATTTTTACATTGTTCGAAAATAGTGAACCAATTGACTTATTAACGGTTTCTAGTCAACTTCGTAAGGATAGTAGGCTAGATAGTATTGGTGGAGATTTTTATTTAATTTCATTAACTCAAAAAGTGTCTTCATCTGCACATATTGAATTTCACGCGCGAATTATTTTACAAAAATTCATTCAGCGTAGTTTAATAAAAATATCGAATGAAATTATTGAAGATTCCTATGATGAAACTAAAGATGTTTTTGATCTTTTGGACAAAGCAGAATCGAGATTATATGAAGTGACTCAAGGTAACATTAAAAAATCTTCAGAAACAGCTCAAGCATTAGTTATTCAAGCAAAGAAAAAAATCGAAGAAATATCAAATAAAGAAGGGTTAAGTGGAATCCCTTCTGGATTTGATAAACTGGACAAACTAACTTCAGGATGGCAAGAAAGTGATTTAATTATTGTTGCAGCTCGACCAGGTATGGGTAAAACTGCACTTACATTATCCATGGCTAGAAATATAGCCGTTAACCAAAATATACCTGTTGCTTTTTTCTCTTTAGAGATGGCATCTGTACAGTTAATAACACGTTTAATTTCTTCTGAAACTGGTTTATCTTCAGAAAAATTAAGAACAGGACGTCTAGAAAAGCATGAATGGGAACAATTAAATGTAAAGGTGAAAAGTTTAGAAAAAGCACCTTTGTTTATAGACGACACACCTTCACTATCTATTTTTGATTTACGTGCAAAAGCAAGACGCTTGGCTTCACAACATGGTATTAAAATGATTATTATTGATTATTTACAATTAATGACCGCAGGAGGAAGTCAAAAAGGAGGGAATAGAGAACAAGAGATTTCAACAATTTCTCGTAACCTTAAAGCATTAGCAAAAGAGTTAAGTGTTCCTGTAATAGCATTATCTCAATTGTCTCGTGCAGTTGAAACTCGTGGTGGAAGTAAGCGTCCTTTACTGTCAGATTTACGTGAATCTGGAGCTATTGAACAGGATGCTGATATAGTATCGTTTATTTATAGGCCAGAATATTATAAAATTGATGAATGGGATGATGAAGATCGTTCTCCAACTGAAGGGCAAGCAGAATTTATTGTAGCTAAGCATAGAAACGGAGGCTTAGAAAATATAAGATTAAAATTTATTGGTCACTTAGGGAAATTTGATAACTTAGATGATTTTGATTCTCCTTTTGAATTTCATAGTAAAATGAACGCTGCTGCTAATGACGATACTTTTAAACCTGATAATTTGCCAACATTAGATCAAGCATTTGATGATCCTTTAAATGATGATGATAATGATGTTCCGTTTTAA
- a CDS encoding acetyl-CoA carboxylase carboxyltransferase subunit alpha encodes MEYLEFELPIKELEEQLDKCQIIGKESDVDVSETCSQIEKKLIDTKTDIYKNLTPWQRVQMSRHPNRPYTLDYINAIFGDSFLELHGDRSFKDDKAMIGGLGKIGDQSYMFIGQQKGYNTKTRQYRNFGMANPEGYRKALRLMKSAEKFGIPVVTLIDTPGAYPGLEAEERGQGEAIARNILEMTRLKVPIITIIIGEGASGGALGIGVGDRVLMLENTWYSVISPESCSSILWRSWEYKEQAAEALKLTAKDMKRMKLVDQIIKEPLGGAHNDRETTFITVRDTIVKTFEELKNLSPKELVNQRIDKYAQMGEFKD; translated from the coding sequence ATGGAATATTTAGAATTTGAGCTCCCAATTAAAGAACTAGAAGAGCAATTAGATAAATGTCAGATTATTGGAAAAGAAAGTGATGTTGATGTATCTGAAACATGTAGTCAAATTGAAAAAAAATTAATTGACACAAAAACAGACATCTATAAGAATTTAACACCTTGGCAACGCGTACAAATGTCACGCCATCCCAATAGACCTTATACATTAGATTATATTAATGCAATTTTTGGAGACTCCTTTTTAGAATTACACGGTGATCGTAGTTTTAAAGATGATAAAGCGATGATTGGTGGTTTAGGGAAAATTGGAGATCAGAGTTATATGTTTATCGGTCAACAAAAAGGTTACAACACTAAAACCAGACAGTATCGTAATTTTGGTATGGCTAATCCTGAAGGATACAGAAAAGCATTACGTTTAATGAAATCGGCAGAAAAATTTGGAATCCCAGTGGTAACTTTAATAGATACTCCTGGTGCTTATCCAGGTCTTGAAGCTGAAGAAAGAGGTCAAGGAGAAGCTATTGCTAGAAATATTTTAGAAATGACTCGTCTTAAAGTGCCTATAATAACAATTATTATTGGAGAAGGTGCTTCAGGTGGAGCTTTAGGTATAGGTGTTGGTGATAGAGTATTAATGCTAGAAAATACATGGTATTCTGTAATTTCACCAGAATCCTGTTCATCAATTTTATGGAGAAGCTGGGAATACAAAGAACAAGCCGCTGAAGCACTAAAGCTTACTGCGAAAGATATGAAACGTATGAAATTAGTGGATCAAATTATTAAAGAACCATTAGGAGGTGCTCATAATGATAGAGAAACAACTTTTATAACAGTTAGAGACACTATTGTAAAAACCTTTGAAGAACTCAAAAACTTATCACCAAAAGAATTGGTGAATCAGCGTATAGATAAATATGCTCAAATGGGAGAGTTTAAAGATTAA
- a CDS encoding DMT family transporter → MQNDNLKNYLHLHLLVFIAGFTAILGELISISAIKLVWYRMVIASILMFLYLKLKKINLKITSKLFVRFSLAGIIIALHWVTFFEAIKQSNISITLAMFSSGAFFAAFIEPIFYKRKIRGYEILFGITVILGVCLIVQAEIKYINGIILGILSALFSSMFAVINGKFVEKSKASVISFYEFISGVFFLSLFILIFGLGFESGFFNLSLLDWKYILVLGSICTAYAFIAGVHVMKKINPYTVVLTFNLEPVYGIVLAFLLFPEKEKMSIEFYIGAILIISTVICNGILKNSNKLKRKPSR, encoded by the coding sequence ATGCAAAACGATAATTTAAAAAATTATTTACATCTACATTTATTAGTTTTTATAGCTGGGTTTACTGCTATTTTAGGAGAGCTTATATCAATAAGTGCAATAAAATTAGTTTGGTATAGAATGGTAATTGCTTCTATATTAATGTTTTTATATTTAAAACTTAAGAAGATAAATTTAAAAATTACCTCTAAGCTTTTTGTTAGATTTTCTCTGGCAGGCATTATTATAGCGTTACATTGGGTTACTTTTTTTGAAGCGATAAAACAATCTAATATATCCATTACACTAGCAATGTTTTCATCAGGAGCTTTTTTTGCAGCTTTTATAGAGCCTATATTTTATAAGAGGAAAATTAGAGGATATGAAATTCTTTTTGGAATTACTGTTATACTTGGAGTGTGTTTAATAGTACAAGCAGAGATTAAATATATAAATGGTATTATTTTAGGAATTCTATCTGCATTGTTTTCATCCATGTTTGCAGTCATAAACGGAAAATTTGTAGAAAAAAGCAAAGCATCTGTCATTTCATTTTACGAATTTATAAGTGGAGTATTTTTTTTAAGCCTTTTTATTCTGATTTTTGGATTAGGTTTTGAGAGTGGTTTTTTTAATCTATCATTGCTTGACTGGAAATACATTCTTGTTTTAGGGTCGATTTGTACTGCTTATGCTTTTATTGCGGGAGTGCATGTTATGAAAAAGATAAATCCATATACTGTGGTTTTAACTTTTAACCTAGAGCCTGTATATGGAATAGTTTTAGCATTTTTGCTATTTCCCGAAAAAGAGAAAATGAGTATAGAATTTTATATAGGCGCTATTTTAATTATTAGTACAGTAATATGTAATGGAATACTTAAAAACTCAAATAAGTTAAAAAGAAAACCATCTAGATAA
- a CDS encoding YjgP/YjgQ family permease — MKILDWYILKRYLVTFLLMLLLFIPIAIIVDLADRIDNILENNVAFIDVAGYYLDFTIYFANLLFPLFLFISVIWFTSKLANNTEVIAFLSSGVSFSRFLRPYIIGAIIIAVFAFILGVFLAPKASKGFNEFKYEHLNKNRKDRETQNIYRQINEHDYIYVSQFVASSGTGLKFRLEHVVDNTLQFKITAETIKFVEKDSVFKLGDYTKRIIGENNDIIINKRVFDTIFPFELEDLTPVEYIAEILEYNELTEFIEKEEFRGTSNVGRYKVVLYKKWSLPISIFILTIIAVAVSSIKRRGGMGVNLVFGVSIALVYVFFDKIFGVMAQQSDFPPIIAVWLPNVVFAILAIYLLYNAKR; from the coding sequence ATGAAAATATTAGATTGGTATATATTAAAACGCTATTTGGTTACATTTTTATTAATGTTATTGCTTTTTATACCTATTGCTATTATAGTAGATTTAGCAGATAGGATAGATAATATATTAGAGAACAATGTCGCTTTTATTGATGTAGCAGGCTATTATTTGGACTTTACAATATATTTTGCAAATCTACTATTCCCCTTATTTCTCTTTATTTCAGTAATTTGGTTCACATCAAAATTAGCTAATAATACTGAAGTTATTGCATTTTTAAGCTCAGGTGTTTCTTTTTCTAGATTTTTAAGACCTTATATTATTGGAGCAATAATTATAGCAGTTTTTGCTTTTATTTTAGGTGTTTTTTTAGCACCGAAAGCCAGTAAAGGATTTAATGAATTTAAATATGAACATTTAAATAAAAATAGAAAAGATAGAGAAACACAAAACATTTATAGGCAAATAAATGAACATGATTACATATATGTTAGTCAATTTGTGGCTAGTTCAGGAACAGGGTTAAAATTTCGTTTGGAACATGTTGTAGATAATACGTTACAATTTAAAATCACAGCTGAAACCATAAAATTTGTAGAAAAAGATAGTGTATTCAAATTAGGAGATTATACAAAAAGAATTATAGGTGAGAATAATGATATTATAATTAATAAAAGAGTTTTTGATACAATTTTTCCTTTTGAACTCGAAGATTTAACTCCAGTAGAATATATTGCAGAAATATTAGAATATAATGAGTTAACAGAATTTATAGAAAAAGAAGAATTTAGAGGCACCTCTAATGTTGGTCGATATAAAGTAGTATTATATAAAAAATGGAGCTTACCAATTTCAATATTTATTTTAACTATTATAGCAGTAGCAGTATCTTCGATTAAACGTAGAGGAGGAATGGGAGTTAATCTTGTTTTTGGTGTTAGCATAGCATTGGTGTATGTGTTTTTCGATAAAATCTTTGGAGTCATGGCACAACAATCTGATTTTCCTCCTATAATAGCTGTATGGCTGCCTAATGTAGTTTTTGCTATTTTAGCAATCTACTTGTTATATAATGCAAAACGATAA
- a CDS encoding tRNA guanosine(34) transglycosylase Tgt, whose amino-acid sequence MQFQLKAKDPQSKARAGVFTTDHGDIETPIFMPVGTVATVKGVHQRELRNDINPDIILGNTYHLYLRPKTNILEAAGGLHKFMNWDRNILTDSGGYQVYSLSGNRKIKEEGVKFKSHIDGSYHTFTPENVMEIQRTIGADIIMAFDECTPYPCDYNYAKRSMHMTHRWLDRCINHLEKTPLKYKHNQAFFPIVQGSTYKDLRAQSAEYIASSEAIGNAIGGLSVGEPAEEMYAMSEIVCDILPEEKPRYLMGVGTPINILENIALGIDMFDCVMPTRNARNGMLFTAHGTINIKNKKWEDDFSPIDDMNITYVDTEYSKSYLRHLFMANEYLGKQIATIHNLGFYLWLVREARKHILAGDFKDWKNKMVKQMDKRL is encoded by the coding sequence ATGCAATTTCAATTAAAAGCAAAAGACCCTCAAAGTAAAGCCAGAGCAGGTGTTTTTACAACAGATCACGGAGATATAGAAACTCCAATTTTTATGCCTGTAGGTACAGTAGCAACAGTTAAAGGTGTACACCAGCGTGAATTGAGGAACGATATTAATCCAGATATTATCTTAGGAAACACATATCACTTATACCTACGTCCAAAAACAAATATTCTAGAAGCTGCTGGTGGGTTACATAAGTTTATGAATTGGGATAGAAATATATTGACAGATTCTGGAGGCTATCAAGTATATTCATTATCAGGGAATAGAAAAATAAAAGAAGAAGGTGTTAAATTTAAAAGTCATATCGATGGTAGTTACCATACGTTTACACCAGAAAACGTAATGGAGATACAACGAACTATTGGAGCAGATATTATTATGGCTTTTGATGAATGTACACCTTACCCATGTGATTATAATTATGCTAAACGATCAATGCATATGACACATCGTTGGTTAGATCGCTGTATTAATCACCTTGAAAAAACACCCTTAAAATATAAACATAATCAAGCATTTTTTCCTATTGTACAAGGTAGCACATATAAAGATTTACGTGCCCAATCTGCTGAATATATTGCTAGTTCCGAAGCAATAGGAAATGCTATCGGAGGATTGTCTGTTGGAGAACCTGCTGAAGAAATGTATGCAATGTCTGAAATTGTTTGTGATATTCTTCCAGAAGAAAAGCCAAGATATTTAATGGGAGTAGGGACTCCTATAAATATTTTGGAAAATATAGCGTTGGGTATAGACATGTTTGATTGTGTAATGCCAACTCGTAATGCTAGAAATGGTATGTTGTTTACAGCTCACGGGACAATAAATATTAAAAATAAGAAATGGGAAGATGATTTTTCTCCTATTGACGATATGAATATTACTTATGTTGATACAGAATATTCAAAATCTTATTTAAGGCATTTGTTTATGGCTAATGAATATTTAGGAAAGCAAATTGCTACAATTCATAATTTAGGATTTTATTTATGGTTGGTTAGAGAAGCTAGAAAACATATATTAGCAGGAGATTTTAAAGACTGGAAAAATAAAATGGTAAAGCAAATGGATAAGCGTTTGTAA
- a CDS encoding transketolase, whose product MSNTQQLENLTTQVRRDILRMVHKVNSGHPGGSLGCAEFFVALFNEVMNRNDGFDMNGKNEDLFFLSNGHISPVFYSVLARAGYFSVDELNTFRLIDSRLQGHPTTHEGLPGVRVASGSLGQGLSVAIGAAETKKLNKDNNLIYTLLGDGELQEGQNWEAIMYAAGNKVDNLIAIVDLNGQQIDGSTDDVLPMGSMKAKFEAFGWEVIEIEKGNNINAILDGMSKAKNKTGQGKPICVLLKTVMGNGVDFMMYTHAWHGKAPNDEQLAIGLTQNPETLGDY is encoded by the coding sequence ATGTCAAACACACAACAATTAGAAAATTTAACCACTCAGGTTCGTAGAGATATACTTCGAATGGTTCATAAAGTTAATTCTGGTCATCCTGGAGGTTCATTAGGATGTGCTGAGTTTTTTGTAGCGCTTTTTAATGAAGTCATGAACAGAAATGATGGTTTTGATATGAATGGAAAAAATGAAGATTTATTTTTCTTATCAAACGGTCACATATCTCCTGTATTTTATAGTGTTCTTGCTAGAGCTGGTTATTTTTCTGTTGATGAATTAAATACATTTAGGTTAATCGATTCTCGTTTACAAGGTCATCCTACTACACATGAAGGGTTACCTGGGGTAAGGGTTGCTTCAGGATCTCTTGGTCAAGGGTTATCAGTAGCTATAGGAGCAGCGGAAACTAAAAAATTGAATAAGGACAATAATTTGATTTATACATTACTTGGTGATGGTGAATTACAAGAAGGGCAAAATTGGGAGGCCATTATGTATGCAGCGGGTAATAAGGTTGATAATTTAATTGCAATTGTAGATTTAAATGGTCAGCAAATTGATGGATCTACCGATGATGTTTTACCAATGGGAAGTATGAAAGCTAAATTTGAAGCTTTTGGATGGGAAGTGATAGAAATTGAAAAAGGTAACAATATAAACGCAATATTAGACGGAATGTCTAAAGCTAAAAACAAAACTGGGCAAGGAAAACCTATTTGTGTTTTGTTAAAAACTGTAATGGGTAATGGTGTAGATTTTATGATGTATACCCACGCTTGGCACGGAAAAGCACCTAATGACGAGCAATTAGCAATTGGTTTAACTCAAAATCCTGAAACTTTAGGAGATTATTAA
- a CDS encoding transketolase family protein, with protein MKTYINTGNKDTRSGFGAGLTELGKTNTDVVALCADLTGSLKMDEFKANHPERFFQVGIAEANMIGMAAGMTIGGKIPFTGTFANFSTGRVYDQIRQSVAYSGKNVKICASHAGLTLGEDGATHQILEDIGLMKMLPGMTVINTCDFNQTKAATIAIANHNGPVYLRFGRPKVANFTSEDQNFEIGKAVKLTEGNDVTIVATGHLVWEALEASKILNDNGISAEVINIHTIKPLDDQAIIDSVSKTGCIVTAEEHNYMGGLGESVARVLALHKPTPQEFIATNDTFGESGTPAQLMDKYGLNSNSIIDKVKAVMKRK; from the coding sequence ATGAAAACATATATAAATACAGGAAATAAAGATACACGTTCAGGTTTTGGGGCTGGATTAACAGAGTTAGGCAAAACCAATACTGATGTTGTTGCACTTTGTGCAGATTTAACAGGATCTCTTAAAATGGATGAATTTAAAGCTAATCATCCAGAACGTTTTTTTCAGGTTGGAATTGCTGAAGCTAATATGATTGGTATGGCTGCTGGAATGACCATAGGTGGCAAAATACCTTTTACAGGAACTTTTGCTAATTTTTCTACTGGTAGAGTTTACGATCAGATACGACAAAGTGTTGCTTATTCTGGAAAGAATGTGAAAATTTGCGCATCGCATGCTGGTTTGACTTTAGGAGAAGATGGTGCAACACACCAAATTCTAGAAGATATTGGACTCATGAAAATGTTACCAGGAATGACCGTTATTAATACTTGTGACTTTAATCAAACTAAAGCAGCAACAATAGCTATAGCAAATCATAATGGTCCAGTATATCTTCGCTTTGGAAGACCAAAAGTAGCTAATTTCACCTCTGAAGATCAAAATTTTGAAATCGGAAAAGCAGTGAAATTAACAGAAGGTAATGATGTGACAATAGTAGCTACTGGACATTTAGTTTGGGAGGCTTTAGAAGCTTCAAAAATATTAAACGATAATGGTATTTCTGCTGAAGTGATAAACATACATACTATTAAGCCTTTAGATGATCAAGCTATAATTGACTCTGTTAGTAAAACTGGATGCATTGTTACGGCAGAAGAACACAACTATATGGGAGGTTTAGGAGAAAGTGTTGCAAGAGTTTTAGCGTTACACAAACCAACTCCTCAAGAATTTATTGCTACTAATGATACTTTTGGAGAATCTGGCACACCAGCGCAATTAATGGATAAATATGGTTTAAACAGTAATTCAATTATTGATAAAGTGAAAGCTGTTATGAAAAGAAAATAA
- a CDS encoding PorT family protein: MKKLFLLTVFSCFAICSWAQVGSSYGFKGGLNYNSNGDLIETATSAAENPDRNIGFHIGIFGKLGNKLYFRPELIYTNTQSEYSDEDFKLQKLDAPLLVGLKLIGPISVFAGPSLQYILNSDFDGIDIDDVENDLTVGFNFGVSFSYKKFGVDLRYERGFNDNEAQFLNNNNIDISRLDTRPEQFILSLSVAI; this comes from the coding sequence ATGAAAAAATTATTTTTATTAACTGTATTTAGTTGTTTTGCAATATGCTCTTGGGCACAAGTTGGATCATCGTATGGTTTTAAGGGCGGATTAAATTATAATAGTAATGGCGATTTAATTGAAACTGCAACCTCAGCAGCTGAGAATCCTGACAGAAATATTGGTTTCCATATCGGTATATTTGGTAAATTAGGAAATAAATTATATTTCAGACCTGAATTAATATATACAAATACACAAAGTGAATATAGTGATGAGGATTTTAAACTTCAAAAATTAGATGCCCCTCTATTGGTAGGTTTAAAATTAATTGGACCTATTAGTGTATTTGCAGGACCTTCACTACAATATATTTTAAATTCAGACTTTGATGGTATTGATATTGATGACGTTGAAAACGACCTTACAGTCGGTTTTAATTTTGGGGTATCGTTTAGCTATAAAAAATTTGGTGTTGATTTAAGGTATGAAAGAGGCTTTAATGATAATGAAGCTCAGTTTTTAAACAATAATAATATAGATATTAGTAGGTTAGACACAAGGCCAGAACAATTTATATTAAGCTTATCCGTAGCTATTTAA
- a CDS encoding peptidylprolyl isomerase: protein MKIGKIIFFILCLTVILNSCGNDDDDINIQPPRDRAEQQVIDRDTLLEYLNTHFYNSASLANNPNPTINDIIISEVPPLGGLPDPANNTLLIDAVEIRQTVFAGVDYEFYILNIRTGGGTNSPNVSDNVLVNFSGSLLDGEVFDDSVNPIDFDLIGVVPGFSRAFLDFNEAESFNINPDGTVDFINPGIGVVFMPSGLGFFDNPSASSGIPFFAPLIFKFELFSTRVNDHDDDGIPSYLEDLNNDLDVRTDDTDEDGSFNFLDTDDDNDGVRTIDEDLEPDTDLTVDRDGDGDPTNDIGDGNPLNDDTDGDGIPNYLDPDSTQSRNDS from the coding sequence ATGAAAATAGGAAAAATAATATTTTTTATTTTATGTTTAACAGTAATCTTGAATTCTTGTGGTAATGATGATGATGATATAAATATTCAACCTCCTAGAGATAGGGCTGAACAACAGGTAATTGATAGGGATACTTTATTAGAATATTTAAATACACATTTTTATAATTCTGCAAGCTTAGCTAATAACCCAAACCCTACAATAAATGATATTATTATTTCTGAGGTCCCACCACTTGGAGGGTTGCCAGACCCGGCTAATAATACACTTTTAATAGATGCTGTTGAAATAAGACAAACTGTTTTTGCAGGAGTCGATTATGAGTTCTATATTTTAAACATTAGAACAGGAGGGGGAACTAATAGCCCTAATGTTTCAGATAATGTGTTAGTGAATTTTTCTGGAAGTTTACTAGATGGAGAAGTATTTGATGATTCTGTAAACCCTATTGATTTTGATTTAATAGGTGTAGTGCCAGGATTTAGTAGAGCTTTTTTAGATTTTAATGAAGCTGAATCATTTAATATAAATCCTGATGGAACAGTAGATTTTATTAACCCAGGAATTGGAGTTGTTTTTATGCCTTCTGGGCTAGGGTTTTTTGATAACCCATCTGCCAGTTCAGGAATTCCGTTTTTTGCACCTTTAATATTTAAATTCGAATTATTTAGTACTCGAGTTAATGATCATGATGATGATGGAATACCTAGTTATTTAGAAGATCTTAACAATGATTTAGATGTAAGAACTGATGATACAGATGAAGATGGTTCTTTTAATTTTTTAGATACAGATGATGATAATGATGGGGTAAGAACTATAGACGAAGATTTAGAACCTGACACTGATTTAACGGTAGATAGAGATGGAGATGGTGATCCGACTAATGATATTGGAGATGGAAACCCGCTTAATGACGATACAGATGGAGATGGAATCCCTAATTACTTAGACCCAGATAGTACACAATCTAGAAATGATTCTTAA
- a CDS encoding RNA-binding S4 domain-containing protein: MRVDKYLWCLRYFKTRSIATTACKKGQVRVNNAIVKPSREVYATDKIIIRKNQVNYQLTVNDIPPNRVGAKLVDIYRIDTTPKSEFEAQELLKFSKDYYRKKGIGRPTKKDRRDIDGFYDENE, from the coding sequence ATGCGGGTAGATAAATATCTCTGGTGTCTTCGTTATTTTAAAACACGAAGTATCGCAACGACAGCTTGTAAAAAAGGACAAGTAAGAGTAAATAATGCTATAGTAAAGCCTAGTAGAGAGGTATATGCTACAGATAAAATAATTATTAGGAAGAATCAAGTGAATTATCAATTAACAGTAAATGATATTCCTCCTAATAGAGTTGGAGCTAAGCTAGTAGATATTTATAGAATAGATACCACTCCTAAGTCTGAATTTGAGGCTCAAGAATTATTAAAATTTTCTAAAGATTATTATCGAAAAAAAGGTATAGGAAGGCCTACTAAAAAAGACCGAAGAGATATTGATGGTTTTTATGACGAAAATGAGTAG
- a CDS encoding phosphoribosyltransferase: MTVKNNAILTHQEINHKIKRIAYQIYESNIDENEIILAGIDYNGYLLAKKLKTILANISPIKPVLCRVLINKKEPRNEIKTSLKLEDYKNKSIVLIDDVLNSGTTLIYGVKHFLEVPLKQFKTAVLVNRNHKKYPVKADFKGISLSTSLHEHIEVVLEGKQFEVTLK; the protein is encoded by the coding sequence ATGACAGTTAAGAACAATGCCATTTTAACTCATCAAGAAATTAATCATAAAATAAAACGTATTGCATATCAAATTTATGAAAGCAATATTGATGAAAATGAAATTATTTTAGCTGGTATTGATTATAACGGATATTTATTAGCTAAAAAATTAAAAACAATTTTAGCTAATATATCTCCTATAAAGCCTGTTCTCTGTAGAGTACTCATAAATAAAAAAGAGCCTAGAAACGAAATTAAAACATCATTAAAACTTGAAGATTATAAAAACAAATCGATTGTTTTAATTGATGATGTTTTAAATTCTGGTACAACTTTAATTTATGGGGTTAAGCATTTTTTAGAAGTCCCTCTTAAACAATTTAAAACTGCTGTGTTAGTAAATAGAAATCACAAAAAATATCCTGTAAAAGCAGATTTTAAAGGGATTTCACTCTCAACATCTTTACATGAACATATAGAAGTTGTTTTAGAAGGGAAACAATTTGAAGTTACTTTAAAATAA
- a CDS encoding shikimate kinase: MIIILLGYMASGKSTIGRELAEKLKYNFIDLDDFIEQSEGKTISSIFKDKGEIYFRKKEALSLNQILVDNTKLILALGGGTPCYAGNMDKITNNKAITSIYLKSSINSIVERLENETNKRPLISHLTSRELLIEFIGKHLFERTQFYNQSDITITTDLKTTRTIVDDIILNLF; the protein is encoded by the coding sequence ATGATTATAATTTTATTAGGTTATATGGCTTCTGGTAAGTCTACAATAGGAAGAGAATTAGCAGAAAAATTAAAATATAATTTTATTGATTTAGATGATTTTATAGAACAATCTGAAGGTAAAACTATTAGCTCTATTTTTAAAGATAAAGGAGAGATATATTTTAGAAAAAAAGAAGCTTTGTCACTGAATCAAATTCTTGTTGACAATACAAAGTTAATACTTGCACTAGGAGGAGGTACTCCATGTTATGCAGGAAATATGGATAAGATAACAAATAACAAAGCTATTACATCTATTTACCTAAAATCTTCAATTAATAGTATTGTAGAACGTTTAGAAAACGAAACAAATAAACGACCATTAATTTCGCATTTAACTTCTAGAGAATTATTAATTGAGTTTATTGGAAAACATTTATTTGAGCGTACTCAATTTTATAATCAATCAGATATAACTATTACTACAGATTTAAAAACTACTAGAACGATTGTAGATGATATAATTTTAAATTTATTTTAA